From the Anaerolineales bacterium genome, one window contains:
- a CDS encoding VWA domain-containing protein, with the protein MNYQNRASSTNPALVVFLIDISGSMAAKMPDGRPRHVVVQDALQVAISKLVQNSFQSGQVRPRYRLLVLAYSEEIWDIFGGIKYISDEEFNITELPPMTKTNPAAALEHVREVLAEDIAKWSDEHLRYCPAPVVIHLTDAEVSENFEDPEPVAEQIRQLKVPDGNVLLTNIYISPYLKINAENFSEWEGFYPEDSSGDVFGDKLLRMSSPLPEAYHEALKEDGHAGLKPGTLMFYPGINADFIKGGLVVSGASRVADARAYKDEAAPERGRDVYPE; encoded by the coding sequence ATGAACTATCAAAATAGAGCTTCTTCGACAAATCCCGCTTTGGTTGTATTCCTGATCGACATCAGCGGATCGATGGCGGCAAAGATGCCGGACGGAAGGCCACGGCATGTGGTCGTGCAGGATGCTCTGCAGGTGGCGATTTCCAAGTTGGTTCAGAACTCCTTTCAGTCTGGGCAGGTAAGACCTCGCTACAGGCTTTTGGTTTTAGCTTATTCAGAAGAGATTTGGGATATTTTTGGTGGGATTAAATACATTAGCGACGAAGAGTTCAATATTACCGAGCTGCCACCCATGACGAAGACCAATCCAGCTGCAGCCTTGGAGCATGTCAGAGAAGTATTGGCTGAAGATATTGCGAAATGGAGTGATGAACACCTGCGCTATTGCCCGGCACCGGTAGTGATTCACCTGACTGACGCGGAAGTATCAGAAAATTTTGAAGACCCCGAGCCGGTTGCCGAACAGATCAGGCAGTTGAAAGTGCCTGATGGAAATGTGTTGCTAACCAACATCTACATATCGCCATATTTGAAAATTAACGCCGAGAATTTCAGTGAGTGGGAAGGTTTTTATCCTGAAGACAGCAGTGGGGATGTGTTTGGGGATAAGTTGCTTAGGATGTCCTCCCCCTTGCCAGAGGCATATCACGAAGCACTGAAAGAAGATGGGCATGCTGGATTGAAGCCAGGCACGCTCATGTTCTACCCCGGTATAAACGCCGACTTTATTAAAGGCGGCCTTGTTGTGAGCGGCGCCAGTAGAGTTGCGGATGCTAGAGCTTATAAAGATGAGGCTGCACCTGAAAGAGGCAGAGATGTCTATCCTGAATGA